A DNA window from Arachis hypogaea cultivar Tifrunner chromosome 18, arahy.Tifrunner.gnm2.J5K5, whole genome shotgun sequence contains the following coding sequences:
- the LOC112771390 gene encoding probable glutathione S-transferase parC, which produces MAENDEVIMLDFWLSPYARRVQIALEEKGIKYEIKEEDLPNNKSTLLLQMNPVYKKVPVLIHNGKPICESLVVLEYIDEVWNHKSPSLLPSDPYHRAQARFWADYVDKKIYDNAMKFFKTEGEEKEDGKKGLIEGLKVMEEQVGGDRTYFGGDNIGLVDVILVPLFSWFYVYKFTNNLNFVSQESFPNLFAWAKKCTERDCVSKCTPKEQKVFEHFQQRNLLNSDQ; this is translated from the exons ATGGCAGAAAATGATGAAGTAATAATGCTGGATTTCTGGCTAAGCCCATATGCGAGGAGGGTCCAAATAGCACTAGAGGAAAAGGGCATCAAGTATGAGATCAAAGAAGAGGACTTGCCTAATAATAAGAGCACCTTACTCCTGCAAATGAATCCTGTTTATAAGAAAGTTCCAGTTCTTATTCATAATGGAAAACCCATTTGTGAGTCACTCGTTGTTCTTGAGTACATTGATGAGGTTTGGAATCATAAGTCTCCTTCGTTGCTGCCTTCTGATCCTTATCACAGAGCTCAAGCTAGATTCTGGGCTGATTATGTTGACAagaag ATATACGACAATGCTATGAAGTTTTTCAAAacagaaggagaagagaaagaagatgGAAAGAAAGGGTTGATCGAGGGCCTGAAAGTAATGGAAGAACAAGTTGGAGGAGACAGGACATATTTTGGTGGAGACAACATTGGACTTGTAGATGTGATACTTGTCCCATTGTTCAGTTGGTTCTACGTCTACAAATTCACTAACAACTTGAATTTTGTGAGCCAAGAAAGCTTCCCTAACCTCTTTGCTTGGGCCAAGAAGTGCACTGAGAGAGACTGTGTGTCCAAGTGTACTCCTAAGGAACAAAAGGTCTTTGAGCATTTTCAGCAGAGGAATCTCTTGAATTCTGATCAGTGA
- the LOC112771389 gene encoding probable glutathione S-transferase parC: protein MGDNSNNNVVLLGSGFSMFGMRARIALEEKEIKYEYKEEDLINKSSLLLEMNPVQKKIPVLIHNGRPICESLIIVEYIDMVWNNNNNNAPMLLPFDPYDKAQARFWADFVDQKVYHFSRRIWTNSKGDEQELAKKGFIESLKQLEEFLGDKPYFGGEQFGFVDVALIPFYCWFYTYEMFGNFKLETFCPNIISWANRCMKRKSVSITLADGKEVYESVLDYKNKFLMD from the exons ATGGGGGACAATAGCAACAATAATGTTGTTTTGTTGGGCTCAGGGTTCAGCATGTTTGGCATGAGAGCAAGAATAGCATTGGAAGAGAAAGAAATCAAGTATGAGTACAAGGAGGAAGATCTTATCAACAAGAGCTCCTTGCTCTTAGAAATGAATCCAGTTCAAAAGAAAATCCCAGTTCTTATACATAATGGGAGACCAATATGTGAGTCCCTCATAATTGTTGAGTATATTGATATGGTTtggaacaacaacaataataatgctCCAATGTTGCTTCCTTTTGATCCCTATGACAAAGCGCAAGCCAGATTCTGGGCTGATTTTGTAGATCAGAAG GTGTATCATTTTTCTAGGAGAATATGGACTAATTCCAAGGGAGATGAGCAAGAGTTGGCTAAGAAGGGCTTCATTGAGAGCTTGAAACAATTGGAGGAGTTTCTCGGGGACAAGCCTTATTTTGGAGGGGAGCAATTTGGGTTTGTTGATGTTGCTCTCATCCCTTTCTATTGCTGGTTTTATACATATGAGATGTTTGGAAACTTCAAACTTGAGACATTTTGTCCAAATATCATCTCATGGGCTAATAGATGCATGAAGAGAAAAAGTGTTTCTATAACTCTTGCAGATGGGAAGGAAGTTTATGAGTCTGTTTTGGATTACAAGAATAAGTTTTTGATGGACTAG